ACGAAGACGAGTATATCGCCGCCGTTGCGCAGCTTGCGGCACAGTTTCAGGTACCGTTGGTTGCCACTAATGATGCGCACTTTATGCAGGAGAAAGACTTCGACGCACACGAGGTCCGGGTCTGCATCAACGAAGGCCGGGTTCTCAATGACCCTCGGCGCGTAAAGCATCACACACCGCAGCAGTATTATAAATCGGCAGCTGAGATGATTGAGCTGTTTGCTGATATCCCGAGCGCGATTGACAACACCTTACGTATCGCGCAGCGCTGTAACTTTGTCATGCGTATGGGTGAATACTTTTTGCCTGACTTTCCGGTGCCGGAAGGCGAGACCATTGAGTCGCACTTACGGAACGAGTCGTTTCTCGGATTGGAAGAAGTTCTACTGCGGCGTTTTCCTGGCGGGGCAGACGAAGCAACCCGTAAGGAGTATATCGAACGGATGGAGTTCGAACTCAAAATCATCAATGAGATGGGGTTTCCGGGCTACTTCCTAATCGTTGCTGACTTCATTCAATGGGCCAAGGAAAACGGCGTGCCGGTCGGTCCCGGACGAGGGTCCGGCGCGGGATCACTGGTAGCTTACGCATTAAAAATTACTGATTTAGATCCAATTGAACACATCTTGCTGTTTGAGCGTTTCTTGAATCCAGAGCGAGTTTCAATGCCTGACTTTGATGTCGATTTCTGCATCGAAGGGCGAGAACGCGTGATCGACTATGTGGCGCGTAAGTATGGCCGTGATAAGGTCTCGCAGATCATCACTTACGGTACCATGGCGGCCAAAGGCGTGGTCCGCGATGTCGGCCGAGTGATGGGCATGTCCTACGGGCATGTCGACGGTGTGGCCAAGCTCATCCCCTTTGATTTAGGTATTACCTTAACCAAGGCGCTTGAGCAGGAGCCTGAATTAAAAGAGCGCTACGATAACGAAGAGGAGATTACCGAGCTGATCGATATGGCGCTCAAGCTCGAGGGTCTCGCGCGTAACGTTGGTAAACACGCTGGTGGTGTGGTGATCGCTCCCAGTGACCTGACTGACTTTACACCGCTGTATTGCGAGCACGGTAGTGATCAGATTGTGTCACAGTACGACAAAGACGATCTGGAAACGGTCGGTTTGGTGAAGTTTGACTTCCTCGGCCTGAAAACACTGACGATTATCGATTGGGCCGTGAAGGCCATCAATGTCCAGCGCGCCGCGAATGGTGAAGCGGCGTTAGACATTGCGAAGCTGCCGCTCGATGACAATGCAACCTATGAATTGTTGCGACAGGGGCAGACCACGGCGATTTTCCAGTTGGAATCGTCCGGTATGAAGGAGTTGATTAAAAACCTGAAACCGGACCAATTCGAAGACATCGTGGCACTCGTGGCATTGTACAGACCAGGCCCTCTCGGTGCAGGCATGGAGAAAGTGTACTGTGACCGTAAGCACGGCAAAGAGGCGACCAAATACGCGCACCCAATGTTGGAGCCAATCCTTGAGAATACGCAAGGAATTATCCTTTATCAGGAACAAGTGATGGAGATTGCCCAGGTGATGGCTGGGTATTCGCTTGGTGGCGCTGATATTTTGCGACGCGCCATGGGTAAGAAAAAGCCGGAAGAAATGGCAAAGCAGCGAGCCATTTTTGAGCAGGGTGCTGATGAGCGACAAGTTCCCAAAGAAGTAGCCAAGGAAGTTTTCGACTTAATGGAATACTTCGCAGCCTATGGTTTTAACAAGAGTCACTCAGCGGCTTACGCCCTCATCGCGTACCAAACAGCTTGGTTGAAAGCCCATTACCCGTCGCAGTTTATGGCCGCGTGTATGTCTGCGGATATGGAAAACACCGATAAGGTGGTGATCTTACTGAACGAGGCTAACCAGATGGGTTTGTCGGTTCAGCATCCGGACATTAACCTGTGTCAGTATGACTTTCGTGCGACCGATAATCAGAATATTGTGTACGGACTCGGCGCTATCAAAGGTATTGGTCGGCCCGTAATTGAAGCCATCATCCAGGCACGCGAATCCGGCGGTGAATTTAAAGACCTGTATGATTTGTGTGCACGGGTCGACGTGAAACGAGTGAATCGACGTGCGTTAGAAGCGCTGGTGCGGGCCGGCGCATTAGATGACTTGGGTGTCCATCGCGCCAGCTTGATCGAAAGTATCGATCTCGCACTGGAAGCTGCCAACCAACAGCACCGCAGTGCACTGGCAGGACAGAATGATATGTTCGGAATTGCTGCACCAGCGGAAACAGTGCAGACCTATCAGCAGGTGCCGGAATGGAAAGAGGAGGATCTGCTGGCGGCTGAGAAAGAAACTCTTGGCCTGTATCTGAGTGGGCATCCCATAGATATGTACATTCAGGAACTCGATCAGTTTACATCCTGTCGCTTAGTGGACATTGATGTGGCGCAAGGCAAAGGGAAGAAATCAGTGACCCTGGCCGGGTTGGTGATTGGTGCACGCACTATGAATACCAAGTCTGGGTCCCGAATGGCGTTTTTACAGTTGGATGATAAAACCGCGCGCGTTGAGGTCGGTGTGTTTGGTGAGCTGTACGACCAACGCCGTGATGTGATTCATAAAGACAAAGTGTTGGTGGTCAAGGGCAAAGCCAGTTACGACCATTTTAGTGGCGGCATCCGACTGTCTGCCGATGAGCTGTTTGATATCGAGCAAGCGCGCAGTAATCTGGCGCGGCACATGCAAATCCAACTTAGCTCGGAACAGCTCAATGAGCACGTGGTGCGGGATCTACGGCGTATTCTGGAACCAAGTGAGGAAGGGCAGTGTGGGGTTGGTTTTGAGTACCGAACGCCCCGTGGGGTTTGTCAGCTGGAAGTCAGTCATGGTTGGCGTATTATTCCGACCAAACTGATGCTCGAGCAATTGGAAAACATTATTGGTCAGAGGAATATTCGTCTTATTTACTGACGGGTACGTAACTTATCTAAGATTAACTTTTCAAAGACTTTCTAAGTCCTTGCTCTTTAAATGTTTTATTTTGCAGTGCTATACTGGTCGGCAACAGCGCAAGCTTATGCAAGAGCACTGCTTGACTTCATTCCTAAGCCGGATTGGACTCTTGGCGACTTGCATAGTTTTCCAAACAATTGCAGTATCAGGAAGGCTGGTATTAACGGGTTAGGGTTGCCAAAAGTGTCATTGTTTTGACACCTGCGCGGTTCAGTAATTCGGTACACTTATTCCCCTCACTCGTTATACACCAACTATGATTTGACGCTTGTTGCGACATTCGACTTCAACATCTGGGTGTCGGGCACACGGTTTGCTACGCGGAACGTCTCCGTCGTGAGCGCACAATAAAGAACAACATAAACGCAGCACACAGAGGTCGCCTTGAATGGCTATTTCGATCGAAAAATTCGAACAAGAAGTGTTTGACAATCTGGGGTTGATGCGTTCGAACCACTTTTTTGTGGCATTCAGTGGTGGAATTGATTCAACCGCTTTGCTGTATTTGATGCATCAATTGCAATCTCATGCCGGGTTCGAGCTTACCGCACTTCACGTTAATCACAACCTACAAAAAGACGCCGGGCGATGGGCTGACCATTGCGCCGCGACGTGTCAGTTACTCGGTATTGAATACCGACAAACCGAGTTAGAACTCGAGAATAAGAGTGAGTTAGCGGCCCGAAATGCGCGCTATAAGTGGTTTAGTCAGCAGCTAAACCGTAATTCGGTATTGCTGACTGCGCATCACCAGCAAGATCGCGCAGAAACGTTTCTGTTCAATTTAATGCGTGGTGCAGGCAGTGCTGGGTTGTCCAGTATGCGATCTGTGCGGCCGTTTCAAGGTGCCAAGCTGGCTAGACCGCTGTTGCCATTTACTAAGGACGATTTATACCAGGTCGCGCATGAAAGCGGCCTGCAATGGGTCGATGATCCGAGTAACCGCACCAACGATTATTCGCGTAATACAATTCGCAATCAAATTATTCCAGCGCTGACTGAGTTTCGTCCAGATGCGGTGCAGAACATCACGCGTGCAGCGGCGAATCTGCAGCAGGAAAACGAGCTTTTGCGAGAGCTCGCTATCTGCGATTTGGTTGAAGTGCGTGAGCACCCTAAGCACCCAGTAGATAAGTCCTATGCATTGTGTGTTGCAGACATGGCGCACTTGTCTCCCGCACGACAAGCGAATGTATTGCGTTTCTGGCTTAAGAGTTTGAATTTGCACACGCCGAGTCGTCGGTTTTTGAAACAATTGGTCGACGCTGTTGCCGTGCCGCCACCAAGCACCGCTGTGTTGCAGGAAGGTGGCCAGCAGTTTCGTTTTCACTACGGTTTTATGTATGTGATGCCTGCGTTGGAAAAGACGCCACCTTTCGGTGTTGTTGATTGGCGAAATGTAGCTCAACCTATTGATATATATCAAAGTAGTGTGCGCGTGGATGCTACCCAGAAATTATTAAGCTTGATTCATTCCGAATCACAGGCGCAACTTCGTTTGGCTGAACGTGCGCATATCGAGAACCCGAAAGCATTGCAAGGTCATAGTCTAAATCTCAAAAAATGGATGAATGAGCTTGGTATTCCCCCGTGGCGACGCCAGACTCTGCCGTTGCTAACACTCAAAAAGTCGCGTAAGGATTTTGTGCTGGGTCCAGTCGATTTGCAAGCGCACAATGATTGGGTGTCGATCGAATCACCGTTGCACTGATACACGCACGACGTCAAATTGATAACAGGACAAGTTGTCCGGGACGGACTTTTTTTCGGGCATCGATGGTAAATCGATTGTCCAATATTGTCGTGTCGAGTATCATGTAGAACCTTCTGGAGCACAGCGCAAAACTTTTTCACGCGTTTGCCTGTGGCTCTGATAAATCAATTCTTTTACGTACAACTAATCGTTGAGCAGGCACGTTAGCGTGTGCTCGTTTGGTTGTTTTTGATCGCACAAGACGTTATACGCCAGCCCAGCTGGCTCGGTTTTTGAATTAATGACAAAGTATGTATTTATTACGGGCGGCGTAGTTTCGTCCTTGGGCAAGGGGATTGCGGCTGCTTCCTTGGCGACGCTGTTGGAAGCGCGTGGTCTAAAGGTCACGTTGATGAAGCTGGACCCTTATATCAACGTTGACCCTGGTACCATGAGTCCATTCCAGCATGGGGAAGTTTTCGTGACCGAAGACGGTGCCGAGACCGACTTGGATCTCGGTCACTATGAGCGCTTCATCCGGACGACCTTGTCGCAGAAGAATAACTTTACCACCGGTCGAATCTATGAGCGTGTACTGCGCAAAGAGCGTCGTGGTGATTACTTGGGTGGCACCGTTCAAGTTATTCCTCACATTACCAACGAGATGAAGGATGCAATCGAAGATGGCGCTGGTGATGTCGACGTGGCGCTGGTTGAGATTGGCGGCACCGTTGGTGATATTGAGTCCCTGCCTTTCATGGAAGCAATACGTCAAATGCGTATCGAGAAGGGCTTTGAAAACGTCATGTTTATGCATTTGACCTTGGTGCCGTACATTGCGGTGGCTGGCGAAATCAAGACTAAGCCTACACAGCACTCAGTTAAAGAACTGCGCAGCATCGGTATTCAGCCAGACATTCTATTGTGTCGTGTGCATGAGCCACTGGCGGAAGAAGCCAAGCGGAAAATCGCCTTGTTCACCAACGTTCGCCCAGAAGCGGTGATTTCAGGCGTGGATGTTGAGAATATCTATCAAATCCCTTTATTGTACCGCGATCAGAATGTGGATGAGCTGGTGGTGAAACACTTGCAACTGGACTGTCCGCCAGCCGATCTCAGCGAGTGGGAATGGGTGGTTGATCGTAAAGCCAACCCAACTGGCGAGGTCAATATTGCCTTGGTTGGTAAGTACATTGGACTTACTGAGTCCTATAAGTCGCTGTCTGAGTCGCTGATTCACGCTGGGATTCAAACTTTGACGAAAGTGAACATTAACTATATCGAAGCCGAGGACATCGAGCGAATCGGGGTTGAGGCGCTGGCCGGGAATGATGCAATACTCGTGGCTGGCGGTTTTGGCGATCGTGGCACCGAAGGAAAGATCCGTGCCGCCCAATACGCGCGTGAAAATAAAATTCCTTACCTTGGCATTTGTTTGGGCATGCAGGTCGCGGCCATCGATTTTGCGCGACACGTGGCCGGTATGACCGATGCTAACAGTTCCGAGTTTAATCCAGATACGCCTTACCCAGTCATCGCTTTGATCTCCGAATGGACTGATCAGAGTGGCGCAGTGCAACAACGTGATGAAAACTCAGATCTTGGTGGCACCATGCGTTTGGGCGGTCAAACCTGTCACTTGGTTGAAGGCACAAAGGTTCGCGAGATCTACCGTAAGGACTCAATTGTCGAACGACATCGTCACCGCTATGAGTTCAATAATAGTCTGCGTCCGCAATTGGTTGATGCTGGCCTGATTATCGGCGGCGTCTCGGACGATGACCTAGTGGAAACAATTGAAATAGCTGATCATCCTTGGTTTGTCGGTGTACAATTCCACCCTGAGTTTACGTCGAGCCCACGAGACGGTCATCCGTTGTTTACTTCGTATATCGAAGCGGCTCGAGCTGCGCAATAAATTACTCGCTGGATTATTGCAACCAGCAGATATCGCAAAGGTGCAATCATGAAGATAGCTGATTTTGAAGTCGGTCTCGACCAACCGTTTTTCCTCATCGCCGGACCCTGTGTTATTGAGTCACGTCAACACGCCTTGGAAGTCGCCAAAATGGTGCGCGATATCACTGGCGAACTAGGAATCAATACGCTTTATAAGTCCTCGTTTGATAAGGCAAATCGAACCTCTGGATCGTCATTTCGTGGCCCGGGTATTCAAGAAGGGCTGGAGATTTTACAAGAGGTGAGGGAGACCGTTGGCATTCCGGTGTTGACCGACGTACACACACCAGAACAGGTTGAACTGGCGTCTAAGTACGTAGACATGATCCAAACACCGGCCTTTTTGTGTCGGCAAACTGATTTGATCGAAGCAGTCGGTGCCTGTGGCATTCCTGCCAACATCAAAAAGGGACAGTTTTTATCCCCGCCTGAAATGGTCAACGTCACCAAGAAAGCCGAAGCCGCTGGCGGCAAAGGCAAAATTACCGTGTGTGAACGCGGTGCCTCTTTCGGTTATAACAACCTCGTGGTGGATATGCGGGGTTTGGCGCAGATGCGTGAAACCGGCTGCCCGGTTGTGTTTGACGCCACGCATTCGGTGCAATTGCCGGGTGGAAAAGGTGATCGCTCAGGTGGTCAACGTGAATTCGTTCCGGTGCTCGCTCGCGCCGCGGTTGCCGCTGGTGTGTCGGGTGTCTTTATGGAAACACATCCCGATCCAGATAATGCCAAAAGCGATGGGCCGAATGCCTGGCCTACGCAGAAACTCAAAGCATTACTCACCGTTCTCCAACAACTTGACCAGTCCACGAAAGCTGGTGGCTTTTCGGACACGGAACTGTAAATCAGCGGTCTGTGTTTCAAAGTCTGAACTTACTCATTAATTCTCGAGGCAGAAAGTAGTATGTCCACTATCAAATCAATTCTCGCACGCGAAATCCTGGATTCTCGCGGTAATCCAACTGTTGAAGCCGACGTTACCTTAGCCGATGGCTCATTCGGCCGTGCGGTTGCGCCATCCGGTGCATCCACGGGGACACTCGAAGCGCTGGAGCTCCGTGACGGCGACAAGCAACGCTATTTGGGCAAGGGTGTGACCAAGGCCGTGCAAAATGCCAACACTCTTATTGCCGACGCGCTCATTGGTAAAGACGCGCTGAATCAGCGTGCAATTGATCAATCAATGCTTGATTTAGATGGCACCGAAAATAAGTCCAAATTGGGTGCGAATGCCATCCTGGCAGTGTCGCTGGCGGTATCCAAAGCAGCGGCTGCGAGCAAAGGTGTTCCTTTATATACGTACTACGCTGAATTGTTTGGTAATGACACCTACGCGATGCCGGTACCGCAAATGAACATCATCAACGGTGGTGAACACGCCGATAACTCGATTGATTTTCAGGAGTTCATGATTCTGCCAACCGGGCTGCCAAGTTTCGGCGAAGCATTGCGCGCCGGCGCAGAGGTTTTCCATTCCCTCAAAAAGGTGTTGAGCGAGATGGGCTTAAGTACCGCGGTCGGTGATGAAGGTGGTTTTGCGCCGAACCTAGAGAGTAATGAAGCCGCGGTTGGCATCATTATGAAAGCGATCGAGAATGCCGGATACGTTCCAGGAAAAGACATCATGATAGGCCTTGATGTGGCCAGTACTGAATTCTATTCAGACGGAAAATACACCTTAAGTGCCGAAGGTAAGTCCCTCAATTCTGAAGAGTTTGCCGAGTACCTCGAAGCTTGGGTACGCAAATATCCAATCATCACGATTGAAGACGGCATGGCCGAAGACGACTGGGATGGTTGGGCAGATTTAACTCAACGTGTGGGCAGCGATATTCAGCTGACCGGCGACGATCTGTTTGTCACCAATACCAAGATCCTGAAGCAAGGCATCGAGAAAGGCGTGGCCAACTCGATCCTGATTAAGTTTAACCAAATTGGTTCGTTGAGTGAGACGTTTGACGCGATCAAAATGGCGCATGATGCGGGCTATAAAGCCACGATTTCGCACCGCTCAGGTGAAACCGAAGACACCACGATTGCGGATCTGGCGGTAGCGACGGCCGCAGGACAAATCAAAACTGGCTCGTTGTGTCGCTCGGACCGTGTCGCCAAGTACAACCAATTGCTGCGTATCGAGCAGGCATTGGGTGACAAAGCGGTATACCCTGGTATCAAGTCATTCAGCTAACACTGAGTTGGATCAGACATTCAGAAGGGCTGCCGTGTGTGCAGCCCTTTTTTGTGGCCGCGCTGTTGGCATACTCCGGATAGACTGCACCTCAGAAAAGGCCGTGCCCTGCAACCGCGTGCGCGGATTTGGATTAGCGTTGGCGGTCTGTGCTAAGCTGCGGGTAGATACAGTTACAAGATACGTTCCGTATGATTTGTTATAAGTTTGATGAGTTCGTTTTTGATGTTCAGAGCTATCAGCTCACCTATCGAAACAAACCGCTCGCAGTTCGCCCAAAAGCATTGATTTTGTTGGTTTTCTTAATAAGCAATCGAGAGAGAGTCGTATCCAAATCAGAAATTTATCGCGACGTGTGGGGTAATCCACATGAGCGCGATCATGTACTTTTTCAGCTGGTCAGCGAATTACGTAAACCGCCTTTTTCTAAGACGTTTATTCGGACGCTTCCTAATCAAGGTTATCAATGGGTTGTCAAGACGCAGCAAGTCAAGCGTCCATTGTTCTCGCGTTCGGTTGCGACGGTTAGCCTAGTGCTTGGCTTGTCGTTGTTAGGTGCTTTGCTCTATAAGCCATCACAGTCCGCGCCAAATACAATTCAGATGCCGGCTCAAACGGCGCTCTCAAAAGGCGTGCTGGCGCTCAACAGTGGCGATACTGATCACGCTATCGAGATGTTTAAATTTGCTTTGGCCGAAAATCCAGATTCGGTTGAAGCATCACTATTCTTAGTCGAAGGCTTGATGAAGCAGGACAAGGCAGAGGAATCCTCGCGATATCTCGAAAAACTGTTGCGGAAGCCGAATCTTGGTGAATATAGCCGAATGTCGGCAAGTAGTTTGATGAGTCAGGTCATGGAAAGTCAGGGGCGACTGGATGCGGCTCTGCGTTATGCACAACGCGCTCAGAGCGCAGAGGTTGTGGCTCAATGCTCCGTCGAAGCGGTGGATGAGCGGGTCCAGGGATTGACAATGCAGCTGAGTAAGGTGACTGACACGCCCGTGACTGCAAAGACCTCGGTGAGGGCTTCCAATGCACCAAAGGTAGATGAAGAGATACCAGAGAGCAAATTGGATCCATGCAGCGCTCTAGAACCAGAGCCAGTGAAAACGTCGTACTGCGCACCCGATACAGATGCCGCTTATTATGTCGGAGTTGGCGTTGGATCGCGAACACCGTTATATTCTTAAGTGTTTGATAAATAATAATATTTAGAAAGTTTAAGACGCTTTTAGTTTATTTTTATTCAGTAATTGAACCACAATAATCTCACACAAGTTCACCAAGGAAACTGTTGTGAGAAAAATACTATTATTGTCTGTTTTTTTGCTGAGTAGCCAAACTTTTGCGCAGCCTGCGACAAAACAGGCGCTGCTTGAGAAGCGTCTGGCTGCCACGTTTGAGCATGGTCAAATTACCATTGATGAGTATGATTCGGTACTAAAGCGCGTCACAATTGCTGGCGGCGTATCGTCTTACTTTGTTACGCATGACGGGCAGTACCTCTTTGCTGGTCCAATTTATGACACGGTAAGAAAGCGTGACATCGTGGCTGATAGCGAGGCGCTTGGACGTAAGGCAATTTTGAGTGCTGTCCCTGAAAATTCGTTTGTCAGTTACCCGAGTGATCAATTAGATGCGCCTCTGATTACCGTCATTACGGACATCGATTGTCCCTATTGTCGCGAGTTTCACACCCAGATTCCTGAGCTTAATGAGCAGGGAATATCAGTCAACTATTTGATGTTGCCAAGAGCGGGTTTGGGTTCATCCAGCTATACCAAAACACTCAGTGCGCTGTGTGCCGACGATGTACCAAACGCCATCACTTTGGCGATGCAGAATGTGCCGTTAGCATTCAAACAATGTTCATCCGATCGTTTAAACGAGCATATCGTTGCGTCGAAACGACTCAAGGTATCAGCAACGCCCGGCATGGTTTTCCCCAATGGCGAACTGCGTTTGGGTTTTCTAAAACCAGCTGAAATACAAAAACTTATTGCTGAAGGGAGTGAGTGATACCGATGGCTTTTACGACCAAAATTCTACGTGTCCTTGGTTGTTTAATGCTCTTGAGCTACGGCGCGGCTGCTCACAGCCAAGTATTCGTTGAAGGACAGCATTACAGCGTTCTCAAATCGCCAATCAAGGCTGAATCGTATGAACTGACTGAGTTTTTTTCATTCAGCTGCCCAGGTTGCTATGCCATTGAACCGAGTTTGGAGAGACTGGTCGAGAATAAACCCGGATTGACCTTACGTCGAGTGCATGCTCCGTTTGGTGGGCGGAATGCGAAACACGCTCAAAAAGCCTTTGTGTTGATGGTATTACTCGGTGAAGAACGAAACAAACAAGTGATCTTTGATCGCATACATCTTAAAAGGGATTCCTTTGACAGCGATCTAGAAGTGGTTCGTTATTTCAAGGAACTTGGCTATGCCGAATCTGATGTGGCGAGCAGTTTACGCTCATTTTCTGCGGATGCCATGATTCGCAAGATGAACAAAGAAGTTATAAACAATCAAATCACCTCTGTCCCGACACTGATCTGGGCTGGAAAGTACCAAATTAATCTCCAAGCGTTAGCGGGTCAATCTGCCCTCACCGAGTTGCTTGGCTACTTATCGTCGTTGGATTAATCAATGACTGTCCACTTTACGTTGCAAAATTCCGTGACTACAGCGCGCGCAATCGACGTTGAAATTCCTGACTCACGGGTAGGTACTCACTGCTGCCACGCAGTTGCAGGTGCCATTGTCCCAACTCGTTTTTGGCGACTGAGTCGATGCAAGTAACGGCTACGATGACGCTTCGATGTACTTGCCAGAAATGTTGCGGGTCTAATTTTTGCGCCAGTTCCTTAAGGCTTATCCGAAGCCAGGCTTCTTGCGTATTGGTGA
The sequence above is a segment of the Arenicella chitinivorans genome. Coding sequences within it:
- the kdsA gene encoding 3-deoxy-8-phosphooctulonate synthase; translated protein: MKIADFEVGLDQPFFLIAGPCVIESRQHALEVAKMVRDITGELGINTLYKSSFDKANRTSGSSFRGPGIQEGLEILQEVRETVGIPVLTDVHTPEQVELASKYVDMIQTPAFLCRQTDLIEAVGACGIPANIKKGQFLSPPEMVNVTKKAEAAGGKGKITVCERGASFGYNNLVVDMRGLAQMRETGCPVVFDATHSVQLPGGKGDRSGGQREFVPVLARAAVAAGVSGVFMETHPDPDNAKSDGPNAWPTQKLKALLTVLQQLDQSTKAGGFSDTEL
- a CDS encoding thiol:disulfide interchange protein DsbA/DsbL, with the protein product MAFTTKILRVLGCLMLLSYGAAAHSQVFVEGQHYSVLKSPIKAESYELTEFFSFSCPGCYAIEPSLERLVENKPGLTLRRVHAPFGGRNAKHAQKAFVLMVLLGEERNKQVIFDRIHLKRDSFDSDLEVVRYFKELGYAESDVASSLRSFSADAMIRKMNKEVINNQITSVPTLIWAGKYQINLQALAGQSALTELLGYLSSLD
- a CDS encoding winged helix-turn-helix domain-containing protein, which codes for MICYKFDEFVFDVQSYQLTYRNKPLAVRPKALILLVFLISNRERVVSKSEIYRDVWGNPHERDHVLFQLVSELRKPPFSKTFIRTLPNQGYQWVVKTQQVKRPLFSRSVATVSLVLGLSLLGALLYKPSQSAPNTIQMPAQTALSKGVLALNSGDTDHAIEMFKFALAENPDSVEASLFLVEGLMKQDKAEESSRYLEKLLRKPNLGEYSRMSASSLMSQVMESQGRLDAALRYAQRAQSAEVVAQCSVEAVDERVQGLTMQLSKVTDTPVTAKTSVRASNAPKVDEEIPESKLDPCSALEPEPVKTSYCAPDTDAAYYVGVGVGSRTPLYS
- the dnaE gene encoding DNA polymerase III subunit alpha yields the protein MPESFVHLHLHSEYSLVNGMIRLPALVDQTLQYQMPAVALTDMGNLYGAVKFFNKCVAQGIKPIIGAEVYIANPDKVTQPYILVLLVQDETGYVNLSELLSRGFREGQAHGRPILQKEWLQGKTDGLICLSGGLRGELGGALMAGRHKYAAQLIAEYQTWFSDRFYLEIQRVGRPYEDEYIAAVAQLAAQFQVPLVATNDAHFMQEKDFDAHEVRVCINEGRVLNDPRRVKHHTPQQYYKSAAEMIELFADIPSAIDNTLRIAQRCNFVMRMGEYFLPDFPVPEGETIESHLRNESFLGLEEVLLRRFPGGADEATRKEYIERMEFELKIINEMGFPGYFLIVADFIQWAKENGVPVGPGRGSGAGSLVAYALKITDLDPIEHILLFERFLNPERVSMPDFDVDFCIEGRERVIDYVARKYGRDKVSQIITYGTMAAKGVVRDVGRVMGMSYGHVDGVAKLIPFDLGITLTKALEQEPELKERYDNEEEITELIDMALKLEGLARNVGKHAGGVVIAPSDLTDFTPLYCEHGSDQIVSQYDKDDLETVGLVKFDFLGLKTLTIIDWAVKAINVQRAANGEAALDIAKLPLDDNATYELLRQGQTTAIFQLESSGMKELIKNLKPDQFEDIVALVALYRPGPLGAGMEKVYCDRKHGKEATKYAHPMLEPILENTQGIILYQEQVMEIAQVMAGYSLGGADILRRAMGKKKPEEMAKQRAIFEQGADERQVPKEVAKEVFDLMEYFAAYGFNKSHSAAYALIAYQTAWLKAHYPSQFMAACMSADMENTDKVVILLNEANQMGLSVQHPDINLCQYDFRATDNQNIVYGLGAIKGIGRPVIEAIIQARESGGEFKDLYDLCARVDVKRVNRRALEALVRAGALDDLGVHRASLIESIDLALEAANQQHRSALAGQNDMFGIAAPAETVQTYQQVPEWKEEDLLAAEKETLGLYLSGHPIDMYIQELDQFTSCRLVDIDVAQGKGKKSVTLAGLVIGARTMNTKSGSRMAFLQLDDKTARVEVGVFGELYDQRRDVIHKDKVLVVKGKASYDHFSGGIRLSADELFDIEQARSNLARHMQIQLSSEQLNEHVVRDLRRILEPSEEGQCGVGFEYRTPRGVCQLEVSHGWRIIPTKLMLEQLENIIGQRNIRLIY
- a CDS encoding CTP synthase, which encodes MTKYVFITGGVVSSLGKGIAAASLATLLEARGLKVTLMKLDPYINVDPGTMSPFQHGEVFVTEDGAETDLDLGHYERFIRTTLSQKNNFTTGRIYERVLRKERRGDYLGGTVQVIPHITNEMKDAIEDGAGDVDVALVEIGGTVGDIESLPFMEAIRQMRIEKGFENVMFMHLTLVPYIAVAGEIKTKPTQHSVKELRSIGIQPDILLCRVHEPLAEEAKRKIALFTNVRPEAVISGVDVENIYQIPLLYRDQNVDELVVKHLQLDCPPADLSEWEWVVDRKANPTGEVNIALVGKYIGLTESYKSLSESLIHAGIQTLTKVNINYIEAEDIERIGVEALAGNDAILVAGGFGDRGTEGKIRAAQYARENKIPYLGICLGMQVAAIDFARHVAGMTDANSSEFNPDTPYPVIALISEWTDQSGAVQQRDENSDLGGTMRLGGQTCHLVEGTKVREIYRKDSIVERHRHRYEFNNSLRPQLVDAGLIIGGVSDDDLVETIEIADHPWFVGVQFHPEFTSSPRDGHPLFTSYIEAARAAQ
- a CDS encoding DsbC family protein, whose protein sequence is MRKILLLSVFLLSSQTFAQPATKQALLEKRLAATFEHGQITIDEYDSVLKRVTIAGGVSSYFVTHDGQYLFAGPIYDTVRKRDIVADSEALGRKAILSAVPENSFVSYPSDQLDAPLITVITDIDCPYCREFHTQIPELNEQGISVNYLMLPRAGLGSSSYTKTLSALCADDVPNAITLAMQNVPLAFKQCSSDRLNEHIVASKRLKVSATPGMVFPNGELRLGFLKPAEIQKLIAEGSE
- the eno gene encoding phosphopyruvate hydratase translates to MSTIKSILAREILDSRGNPTVEADVTLADGSFGRAVAPSGASTGTLEALELRDGDKQRYLGKGVTKAVQNANTLIADALIGKDALNQRAIDQSMLDLDGTENKSKLGANAILAVSLAVSKAAAASKGVPLYTYYAELFGNDTYAMPVPQMNIINGGEHADNSIDFQEFMILPTGLPSFGEALRAGAEVFHSLKKVLSEMGLSTAVGDEGGFAPNLESNEAAVGIIMKAIENAGYVPGKDIMIGLDVASTEFYSDGKYTLSAEGKSLNSEEFAEYLEAWVRKYPIITIEDGMAEDDWDGWADLTQRVGSDIQLTGDDLFVTNTKILKQGIEKGVANSILIKFNQIGSLSETFDAIKMAHDAGYKATISHRSGETEDTTIADLAVATAAGQIKTGSLCRSDRVAKYNQLLRIEQALGDKAVYPGIKSFS
- the tilS gene encoding tRNA lysidine(34) synthetase TilS; the protein is MAISIEKFEQEVFDNLGLMRSNHFFVAFSGGIDSTALLYLMHQLQSHAGFELTALHVNHNLQKDAGRWADHCAATCQLLGIEYRQTELELENKSELAARNARYKWFSQQLNRNSVLLTAHHQQDRAETFLFNLMRGAGSAGLSSMRSVRPFQGAKLARPLLPFTKDDLYQVAHESGLQWVDDPSNRTNDYSRNTIRNQIIPALTEFRPDAVQNITRAAANLQQENELLRELAICDLVEVREHPKHPVDKSYALCVADMAHLSPARQANVLRFWLKSLNLHTPSRRFLKQLVDAVAVPPPSTAVLQEGGQQFRFHYGFMYVMPALEKTPPFGVVDWRNVAQPIDIYQSSVRVDATQKLLSLIHSESQAQLRLAERAHIENPKALQGHSLNLKKWMNELGIPPWRRQTLPLLTLKKSRKDFVLGPVDLQAHNDWVSIESPLH